In Amycolatopsis coloradensis, one genomic interval encodes:
- a CDS encoding DUF3558 domain-containing protein: MRRTILVFCAATLALAACSTPTTTNGTPTPTSGGGSNSNPPKSANPAPEVPKVEKPIDLAQIKQTPCKALTEAQAEELLGPTTETAAQPDGAAGPACRWSVPSTTRPRVNVIFSKSPDGGTASVYQAKGGAYELVEPLKPIDGYPLTAYGTKDERPSGKCSVALGTSDNETIDIVLEQSEANIGKKDPCDAAREAAIRVLTTVRGGN, translated from the coding sequence ATGCGACGCACCATCCTTGTCTTCTGCGCAGCAACCCTCGCCCTCGCCGCGTGCTCCACTCCCACCACCACCAATGGAACCCCCACGCCCACTAGCGGCGGCGGCTCGAACTCGAACCCGCCGAAGTCCGCAAATCCGGCTCCCGAGGTACCGAAGGTGGAAAAACCGATCGACCTTGCACAGATCAAGCAGACGCCCTGCAAAGCTTTGACTGAAGCACAAGCCGAAGAGCTCCTCGGTCCTACCACTGAGACTGCCGCACAGCCGGATGGCGCGGCTGGCCCTGCCTGCAGGTGGTCCGTCCCCTCCACCACCCGGCCGCGAGTCAACGTGATTTTCAGCAAGTCTCCTGATGGAGGGACAGCAAGTGTCTACCAAGCGAAGGGCGGCGCTTACGAGCTGGTTGAACCGCTCAAGCCGATCGACGGATACCCACTGACCGCCTACGGCACAAAAGACGAACGCCCCTCAGGCAAGTGCTCCGTAGCTTTGGGAACTAGCGATAACGAGACGATCGACATCGTCCTGGAGCAGTCTGAAGCCAACATCGGCAAGAAGGACCCCTGCGACGCCGCCCGCGAAGCCGCGATCAGGGTCTTGACCACCGTCCGAGGGGGCAACTGA
- a CDS encoding PPE domain-containing protein, with amino-acid sequence MVAEGPLTAAQIYEQITKGEGTGSLSEAQRAAFNLTQRHHERAQKLSALTQKTMAGWQGGASDAAADATKPVVEAAYDDAMHLAVAQSAISAQMDAFGTAKNSVKPVPPEQPAPTAEDVKAVMSGGLVGYWSKVQGYQADSQHNIDTFASYHSASTANGDELPAQYAQLTDPGGSVTLDEGGGGKPAVRGFGDGSDGREHGVGEPYRGPSGPSGPSGPNGPSAPGAADSGPQPGQGPQPGQHQPYPVGQQPDDGTRANSYTPPQTTPVVPPAASLDFGPTGKPNPTYNTPGAFPPGYGPGTTGPTPYGPGTGGRSPGVPSGGGFRGPGGTGGVGGPGQQSGMGGRSGAGMPGDGVAGRGAAGAAGSTGRGGANGMPMAPGAARGKGEEDKEKKAPAYLQNPDPDETFGGYTEKPMPPVIGEKKK; translated from the coding sequence ATGGTCGCCGAAGGACCGCTCACCGCCGCCCAGATCTACGAGCAGATCACCAAGGGTGAAGGCACCGGTTCGCTCTCCGAGGCTCAGCGCGCCGCCTTCAACCTGACACAGCGGCACCACGAGCGCGCGCAGAAGCTCTCCGCACTCACCCAGAAGACCATGGCCGGCTGGCAGGGTGGCGCCAGTGACGCGGCCGCCGACGCGACGAAGCCCGTTGTGGAGGCCGCGTACGACGACGCGATGCATCTGGCCGTCGCCCAGTCGGCGATCAGCGCGCAGATGGACGCGTTCGGCACGGCCAAGAATTCGGTCAAGCCGGTTCCGCCCGAGCAGCCCGCACCGACGGCCGAGGACGTCAAGGCTGTCATGAGTGGCGGCCTGGTCGGCTACTGGAGCAAGGTCCAGGGGTATCAGGCCGACAGCCAGCACAACATCGACACCTTCGCGAGCTACCACTCCGCCAGCACCGCCAACGGTGACGAGCTGCCCGCCCAGTACGCGCAGCTCACCGACCCCGGCGGCAGCGTCACCCTGGACGAGGGCGGCGGGGGAAAGCCGGCGGTGAGGGGTTTCGGCGACGGCTCCGACGGACGCGAGCACGGTGTCGGCGAGCCCTACCGAGGTCCGAGCGGTCCCAGCGGGCCGAGTGGCCCCAACGGACCGAGCGCACCGGGCGCAGCTGACAGCGGCCCGCAGCCTGGGCAAGGGCCCCAGCCGGGTCAGCATCAGCCCTACCCCGTCGGCCAGCAGCCGGACGACGGGACCCGCGCGAATTCGTACACGCCGCCCCAGACCACTCCGGTCGTGCCGCCGGCGGCGAGCCTCGACTTCGGGCCGACCGGCAAGCCGAACCCCACGTACAACACGCCTGGCGCTTTCCCGCCCGGGTACGGCCCGGGAACGACCGGGCCCACGCCGTACGGTCCGGGCACGGGTGGCAGGTCACCCGGAGTACCGAGCGGCGGCGGTTTCCGCGGACCCGGCGGGACGGGTGGAGTAGGCGGGCCCGGACAGCAGTCTGGCATGGGTGGCCGAAGCGGAGCCGGGATGCCCGGTGACGGCGTGGCCGGCCGCGGTGCGGCGGGAGCAGCGGGCTCGACCGGTCGCGGCGGGGCGAACGGGATGCCGATGGCGCCCGGCGCCGCTCGCGGGAAGGGCGAGGAGGACAAGGAGAAGAAGGCTCCGGCGTACCTCCAGAACCCGGATCCCGACGAGACCTTCGGCGGTTACACCGAGAAGCCGATGCCGCCGGTGATCGGCGAGAAGAAGAAGTAG
- a CDS encoding ESX secretion-associated protein EspG produces MVLARPVEITLDTLLTAFRHAGCGDPHLIFAGGLRYIPPSSRNGEDRAAFEELAGLGFTEGKRLTSDFEDVLHILDRPNTEYYATLRTETEQYNVLVAVRGRAAVTAICEGNRVWLKGVRTADRAAALVMNLPEYPPARFAPFSLPQDDFNGDSGDGLYDEPESRSREARQLDEVFEQPYFGVGFFAAAMRPDGGKRTEATDGLSYLDLDSGRVAMHVSGSPRNRYITVLPGEPTLLAQKVAALRASLDH; encoded by the coding sequence GTGGTGCTCGCGCGCCCGGTCGAGATCACGCTCGACACCTTGTTGACCGCGTTCCGTCACGCCGGCTGCGGAGATCCGCATCTGATCTTCGCAGGCGGGCTGCGCTACATCCCGCCGTCGTCGCGGAACGGCGAGGACAGGGCGGCGTTCGAGGAGCTCGCCGGGCTCGGGTTCACCGAGGGCAAGCGGCTGACCAGCGACTTCGAGGACGTCCTGCACATACTCGACCGGCCGAACACTGAGTACTACGCGACGTTGCGAACCGAGACGGAGCAGTACAACGTGCTCGTCGCCGTACGCGGACGGGCCGCGGTGACCGCGATCTGCGAGGGGAACCGCGTGTGGCTGAAAGGCGTGCGGACCGCCGACCGCGCGGCGGCGCTCGTGATGAACCTGCCCGAGTACCCGCCGGCGCGGTTCGCCCCGTTCTCCTTGCCCCAGGACGACTTCAACGGCGACAGTGGGGACGGTCTCTACGACGAGCCCGAGTCCCGAAGCCGCGAAGCACGGCAGCTGGACGAGGTCTTCGAGCAGCCCTATTTCGGTGTCGGTTTCTTCGCCGCGGCCATGCGCCCTGACGGGGGAAAGCGCACAGAGGCCACGGACGGCCTGTCCTATCTGGACCTCGACTCCGGACGGGTGGCCATGCACGTGAGCGGTTCTCCCCGGAACCGGTACATCACCGTCCTGCCCGGCGAACCCACGTTACTGGCCCAGAAAGTCGCCGCGCTGCGGGCAAGTCTCGACCACTGA
- a CDS encoding helix-turn-helix transcriptional regulator: MPKPRPTPQARALADGLRAARKAARLAATEVADKLAWSQSTISRIETGVRAASAEEVSALLAVYQITGERREALLSLSRDSGPWWFANASFQSETLAQYEKEATKIVAFGATLLPDLLRTPAYARATNSSAAVLGQKRFVAYIDEAALRRQVGGPRVMANQLRHLITMAERPTVELRVIPFAAGAHAGDAYVLLEFGGAPPVVYLEHRRCGLFLHRPCDVEPYLRSTVDAVALDPARSVRLIESVVETCPQRGDFLGQ, from the coding sequence ATGCCGAAGCCGAGACCCACACCCCAGGCGAGGGCCCTCGCCGACGGACTGCGAGCCGCGCGGAAGGCCGCCAGACTGGCCGCGACCGAAGTGGCCGACAAACTGGCGTGGTCCCAGTCGACGATCAGCCGGATCGAAACCGGCGTCCGCGCGGCGTCCGCCGAGGAGGTGTCGGCGCTGCTCGCGGTCTATCAGATCACCGGGGAGCGGCGAGAGGCCCTGCTCTCGTTGTCTCGCGACAGCGGGCCGTGGTGGTTCGCCAACGCGTCCTTCCAGAGCGAAACGCTTGCGCAGTACGAAAAGGAGGCCACCAAGATCGTCGCTTTCGGGGCAACGCTCCTGCCCGATCTGCTTCGGACGCCCGCCTACGCGAGGGCTACGAACTCTTCCGCCGCAGTGCTGGGCCAGAAGAGATTTGTCGCCTATATCGACGAAGCGGCGCTGCGCCGTCAGGTCGGTGGGCCGCGGGTGATGGCGAATCAGCTTCGGCATCTCATCACGATGGCGGAGCGGCCCACCGTCGAACTCCGGGTCATCCCGTTCGCCGCCGGGGCACATGCGGGTGATGCCTACGTTTTGCTGGAATTCGGCGGCGCCCCACCGGTGGTGTACCTGGAACATCGGCGATGCGGGCTGTTCCTGCACCGGCCCTGCGATGTCGAGCCCTACCTCCGGTCCACTGTGGACGCTGTCGCGCTGGATCCGGCGCGGTCGGTGCGCCTGATCGAGTCAGTGGTCGAGACTTGCCCGCAGCGCGGCGACTTTCTGGGCCAGTAA
- a CDS encoding alpha/beta hydrolase, translating to MTSSTWTGMLPVEDTALAVTDSGGPGIPIVYLNGQFATQGYWRRILADLGSDFRHITYDERARGKSKRSSDYSFEAAVRDVDAVLEAREVKRAVVVGWSYGAVVAAHWAARNPERTIGAVLVDGAFPYDWMDDAMEQRIRKLFKRLNLVMPLLRPTGLTPRMSAAEQAESNIELGKLSREAELGPVLDGITVPTRYVVASGTSFGSKGDEQEKIRTSLDGVTARNPNIKVSAKVESNHGALLRKDFRAISAAVHEVARLGE from the coding sequence ATGACTTCCTCTACCTGGACCGGGATGCTCCCCGTCGAAGACACCGCGCTGGCCGTCACCGACTCCGGTGGCCCCGGCATCCCGATCGTCTACCTCAACGGCCAGTTCGCGACCCAGGGCTACTGGCGGCGGATCCTCGCCGACCTGGGCTCGGACTTCCGCCACATCACCTACGACGAGCGTGCCCGCGGCAAGTCGAAGCGATCGTCCGACTACTCCTTCGAGGCGGCCGTTCGCGATGTCGACGCGGTCCTCGAAGCTCGGGAAGTGAAGCGGGCCGTCGTGGTGGGCTGGTCCTACGGCGCGGTCGTCGCGGCGCACTGGGCGGCCCGGAACCCGGAGCGGACCATCGGCGCCGTCCTGGTCGACGGCGCGTTCCCGTACGACTGGATGGACGACGCCATGGAACAGCGGATCCGGAAGCTGTTCAAGCGCCTCAATTTGGTCATGCCGCTGCTGCGCCCGACCGGGCTGACCCCGCGGATGTCCGCCGCCGAGCAGGCGGAGAGCAACATCGAACTAGGCAAGCTCTCGCGGGAGGCCGAGCTGGGCCCGGTGCTCGACGGCATCACCGTCCCGACGCGATACGTGGTCGCGTCGGGAACCTCGTTCGGCAGCAAGGGAGACGAGCAGGAAAAGATCCGGACGAGTCTCGACGGTGTGACCGCGCGCAATCCGAACATCAAGGTGAGCGCGAAGGTCGAGAGCAACCATGGAGCCTTGCTGCGCAAGGACTTCCGTGCCATTTCCGCGGCCGTGCACGAGGTCGCCCGGCTCGGGGAATGA
- the nuoN gene encoding NADH-quinone oxidoreductase subunit NuoN gives MLLLTQAPPVQVPSIDYFAVTPILIILGAACVSVLFEAFLPKHMRWPSQVFLSLVGIGAAGVFLAWYASTSAPKGGVTTFSGAIAVDRPSLFLWGTLLALALGALLLIADRSVEPGGAFVAQAGIRPGTVQDRAQVGTTGMQTEVFPLTLFALGGMMAFVAANDLLTMFIALEVLSLPLYLMCGLARRRRLLSQESAVKYFLLGAFSSAFFLYGLALLYGYANSVKLSDIANAAAGSDRSDTLLFAGLGLLAVGLLFKGSVGPFHTWTPDVYQGAPTPVTAFMGACTKVAAFGGILRVFQVAFESTSWEWRGVLWGVAIISMLIGAVLGLTQTDVKRMIAYSSIAHAGFLLVGAIAMTEEGLSSTLFYLLAYGFTTLAAFGVVSLVRDSNGEATHLSAWAGLAKRSPVLAGVFTFLLLALAGIPLTSGFVGKFVVFSAALSDGMAPLVVVALVFSAVAAFFYLRVIVLMYFSEPAPDGPTVTVPGAFTTTAITLGVIVTLVLGLLPAFALDWAGSGGFALK, from the coding sequence GTGCTCCTCTTGACTCAGGCGCCACCGGTGCAGGTGCCGTCGATCGACTACTTCGCCGTCACGCCGATCCTGATCATCCTCGGGGCCGCGTGTGTCAGCGTGCTGTTCGAAGCCTTCCTGCCCAAGCACATGCGGTGGCCTTCGCAGGTCTTCCTGTCCCTGGTCGGGATCGGGGCGGCGGGCGTCTTCCTCGCCTGGTACGCCAGCACCTCCGCGCCGAAGGGCGGCGTCACGACCTTCAGCGGCGCCATCGCCGTCGACCGGCCGTCGCTGTTCCTGTGGGGCACGCTGCTGGCGCTCGCACTGGGCGCACTGCTGCTGATCGCGGACCGCTCGGTCGAGCCGGGCGGCGCCTTCGTCGCGCAGGCCGGTATCCGCCCCGGCACGGTCCAGGACCGCGCGCAGGTCGGCACCACCGGGATGCAGACCGAGGTCTTCCCGCTGACGCTGTTCGCGCTCGGCGGCATGATGGCGTTCGTCGCGGCCAACGACCTGCTCACCATGTTCATCGCGCTCGAGGTGCTGAGCCTGCCGCTGTACCTGATGTGCGGTCTGGCCCGTCGCCGTCGCCTGCTCTCGCAGGAATCCGCGGTCAAGTACTTCCTGCTCGGCGCGTTCTCGTCGGCGTTCTTCCTCTACGGTCTCGCGCTGCTCTACGGCTACGCGAACTCCGTGAAGCTGTCGGACATCGCCAACGCCGCCGCCGGTTCGGACCGGTCGGACACGCTGCTGTTCGCCGGGCTCGGGCTGCTCGCGGTCGGCCTGCTGTTCAAGGGTTCGGTCGGCCCGTTCCACACCTGGACCCCGGACGTCTACCAGGGCGCGCCGACGCCGGTCACCGCGTTCATGGGTGCCTGCACCAAGGTCGCCGCGTTCGGCGGGATCCTGCGGGTGTTCCAGGTGGCGTTCGAGTCGACCAGCTGGGAATGGCGCGGCGTGCTCTGGGGCGTCGCGATCATCTCGATGCTGATCGGCGCGGTGCTGGGCCTGACGCAGACCGACGTGAAGCGCATGATCGCCTACTCGTCCATCGCGCACGCCGGGTTCCTGCTCGTGGGTGCGATCGCGATGACCGAGGAAGGCCTGTCGAGCACGCTGTTCTACCTGCTGGCCTACGGCTTCACCACGCTCGCCGCGTTCGGTGTCGTCTCGCTGGTACGGGACTCGAACGGCGAGGCGACGCACCTGTCCGCCTGGGCAGGGTTGGCGAAGCGGTCTCCGGTGCTGGCCGGTGTGTTCACCTTCCTGCTGCTCGCGCTGGCCGGTATCCCACTGACCAGTGGTTTCGTCGGGAAGTTCGTGGTGTTCTCGGCGGCCCTGTCCGACGGGATGGCGCCGCTGGTCGTCGTCGCCCTGGTCTTCAGCGCCGTCGCCGCGTTCTTCTACCTGCGCGTGATCGTGCTGATGTACTTCTCCGAGCCCGCCCCCGACGGCCCGACCGTCACCGTGCCCGGAGCGTTCACCACCACGGCGATCACGCTCGGCGTCATCGTCACGCTGGTGCTCGGCCTGCTCCCGGCGTTCGCCCTCGACTGGGCGGGCTCCGGCGGTTTCGCCCTCAAGTAG
- a CDS encoding NADH-quinone oxidoreductase subunit M, with product MTWVLASILLPLLGAAVVAGMKKNDRLATLTALVVSLLTFLLVIPMWASYSPAGDRIQQKSSMDWIPNFGIHISFGIDGIALVMIAVIGLLVPIVVGALGLTDKLPAGRSAGGFLSLILVQEALTIAVFAATDVFLFYVLFEIMLIPMYFLIGGYGGANRQYAAVKFFLYSFLGGLIMLASAIGAYSLASDELGKGTFDWETLVTVVRDAPLGTQIWLFIGFFLAFAIKAPLVPFHTWLPDAAGQAPIGVAVLLVGVLDKVGTFGFLRYCLPMFPEASKELAPWVLVLAVAGVLYGSILAAGQRDMKRFIAYVSIAHFGFIALGIFTFNEQAMVGSVSYMLNHSLATGMLIVVVGLIVMRGGSTRISDYGGMAKVTPLLGGMLLIAGLSTLSLPGTNSFISEFLVLLGSFVDYPVYTIIATVGMVLAAAYVLWLYQRVMQGPVRGDALIGAGGGPGTAMAPELGATKAIKDLGGREIAILAPMVVLIIALGFYPKPVLDTITPSVQATMSSLQGGK from the coding sequence ATGACCTGGGTTCTCGCATCCATCCTGCTGCCGCTGCTCGGTGCGGCGGTCGTCGCCGGGATGAAGAAAAACGACAGGCTGGCGACGCTCACCGCGCTCGTGGTGTCGCTCCTGACGTTCCTGCTGGTGATCCCGATGTGGGCGAGCTATTCGCCGGCCGGGGACCGGATCCAGCAGAAGTCCTCGATGGACTGGATCCCGAACTTCGGCATCCACATCTCGTTCGGCATCGACGGCATCGCGCTGGTGATGATCGCGGTCATCGGCCTGCTGGTGCCGATCGTGGTCGGCGCGCTGGGCCTCACCGACAAGCTCCCGGCCGGACGCTCGGCCGGCGGCTTCCTGTCGCTGATCCTGGTGCAGGAGGCGCTGACCATCGCGGTGTTCGCCGCGACCGACGTCTTCCTGTTCTACGTGCTGTTCGAGATCATGCTGATCCCGATGTACTTCCTGATCGGCGGCTACGGCGGCGCGAACCGGCAGTACGCGGCGGTCAAGTTCTTCCTGTACTCGTTCCTCGGCGGCCTGATCATGCTGGCCTCGGCGATCGGGGCGTACTCGCTGGCGTCGGACGAGCTCGGCAAGGGCACCTTCGACTGGGAAACGCTCGTCACGGTCGTCCGCGACGCTCCGCTGGGTACCCAGATCTGGTTGTTCATCGGGTTCTTCCTCGCGTTCGCGATCAAGGCCCCTTTGGTGCCGTTCCACACCTGGCTGCCGGATGCCGCGGGCCAGGCGCCGATCGGCGTCGCGGTCCTGCTGGTCGGTGTGCTGGACAAGGTCGGCACGTTCGGGTTCCTGCGCTACTGCCTCCCGATGTTCCCGGAGGCCAGCAAGGAACTCGCGCCATGGGTGCTGGTGCTCGCCGTCGCGGGTGTCCTTTACGGCTCGATCCTCGCGGCCGGGCAACGCGACATGAAGCGCTTCATCGCCTACGTGTCGATCGCCCACTTCGGGTTCATCGCGCTGGGTATCTTCACCTTCAACGAGCAGGCGATGGTCGGCTCGGTGTCGTACATGCTGAACCACAGCCTCGCCACCGGCATGCTGATCGTGGTCGTCGGCCTGATCGTGATGCGCGGCGGGTCCACGCGGATCTCCGACTACGGCGGCATGGCGAAGGTGACCCCGCTGCTCGGCGGGATGCTGCTCATCGCCGGTCTGTCCACCTTGTCGCTGCCCGGCACGAACTCCTTCATCAGTGAGTTCCTGGTGCTGCTGGGGTCCTTTGTGGACTACCCGGTGTACACGATCATCGCGACGGTCGGCATGGTGCTGGCCGCGGCGTACGTGCTCTGGCTCTACCAGCGCGTCATGCAGGGCCCCGTCCGCGGTGACGCCCTCATCGGCGCCGGTGGCGGGCCGGGGACGGCCATGGCTCCGGAACTCGGGGCGACCAAAGCCATCAAGGACCTCGGCGGCCGGGAGATCGCGATCCTGGCGCCGATGGTCGTGCTGATCATCGCGCTCGGGTTCTATCCCAAGCCGGTGCTCGACACGATCACCCCGTCGGTGCAGGCGACGATGTCGTCCTTGCAGGGAGGCAAGTAA
- the nuoL gene encoding NADH-quinone oxidoreductase subunit L, whose product MTASSWLLVAFPALGALILLLAGKRARGWGHLLGSATVSLSFVYGLILFFTADTKATADVKLFSWIPVSALQVDFGLRIDALSLTFVLLITGVGMLIHFYSIGYMAEDRDRSRFFAYLNLFVASMLILVLGNSFVTLYLGWEGVGLASYLLIGWYQDRPSAATAAKKAFLMNRVGDVGLALAIFLMFKYVGSTGYAEVFGAVGQIPTGAVTAIAILLLLGACGKSGQFPLQAWLPDAMEGPTPVSALIHAATMVTAGVYLVARAHEIFNATPDGRLIVTLVGTVTLLIGCIIGCAYDDIKKVLAYSTVSQIGYMMLAVGLGPIAYALGIMHLVAHGFFKAGLFLGAGSVMHAMNDEVDMRKFGGLRKHLPVTFWTFALGYLALIGIPPLSGFFTKDAIIEAALSQGGWRGWVMGGAALLGAGLTAFYMTRLMVMTFFGKERWKEIKSSDGRDFHPHESPAVMKWPMIILAVGSIGAGAFFALGDRFAEWLSPVVGPLEEGGHSVIPHALVPILTVALSVLGAAAAWFFVGRKDVPVERPERVSAVVKAARNDLYGNTLNETLVARPGTWLARALVYVDNRGVDGAVNGLAAALGGGSGRLRRLQTGFVRSYALSMLGGTFLLLAALLLVRFS is encoded by the coding sequence GTGACCGCATCATCGTGGCTGCTGGTGGCCTTCCCGGCTCTCGGCGCCCTTATTCTTTTGCTGGCGGGCAAGCGGGCCAGGGGCTGGGGACACCTCCTCGGCAGCGCGACCGTCTCACTGTCCTTTGTGTACGGCCTGATCCTGTTCTTCACGGCCGACACGAAGGCCACCGCGGACGTCAAACTGTTCTCGTGGATCCCGGTTTCGGCGCTGCAGGTCGACTTCGGGCTCCGGATCGACGCGCTTTCGCTGACGTTCGTGCTGCTGATCACCGGCGTCGGCATGCTGATCCACTTCTACTCGATCGGCTACATGGCCGAGGACCGCGACCGGTCGAGGTTCTTCGCGTACCTCAACCTGTTCGTCGCCTCGATGCTGATCCTCGTGCTGGGCAACAGCTTCGTGACGCTGTACCTCGGCTGGGAGGGCGTGGGTCTCGCGTCGTACCTGCTCATCGGCTGGTACCAGGACCGCCCGTCCGCGGCCACCGCGGCGAAGAAGGCGTTCCTGATGAACCGCGTCGGTGACGTCGGGCTCGCGCTGGCGATCTTCCTGATGTTCAAGTACGTCGGGAGCACCGGGTACGCCGAGGTCTTCGGTGCCGTCGGCCAGATCCCGACCGGCGCGGTCACCGCGATCGCGATCCTGCTGCTGCTGGGCGCCTGCGGTAAGTCCGGCCAGTTCCCGCTCCAGGCCTGGCTTCCCGACGCGATGGAGGGCCCGACCCCGGTCTCGGCCCTCATCCACGCGGCGACGATGGTCACCGCCGGCGTCTACCTGGTCGCCCGCGCGCACGAGATCTTCAACGCCACCCCGGACGGCCGCCTGATCGTCACGCTCGTCGGTACGGTCACGCTCCTGATCGGGTGCATCATCGGTTGCGCCTACGACGACATCAAGAAGGTCCTGGCGTACTCCACGGTCAGCCAGATCGGGTACATGATGCTCGCCGTCGGCCTCGGGCCGATCGCCTACGCGCTCGGCATCATGCACCTGGTCGCGCACGGTTTCTTCAAGGCCGGGCTGTTCCTCGGGGCCGGTTCGGTCATGCACGCCATGAACGACGAGGTCGACATGCGGAAGTTCGGCGGGCTGCGCAAGCACCTGCCGGTCACCTTCTGGACCTTCGCGCTCGGCTACCTGGCGCTGATCGGCATCCCGCCGCTCTCGGGCTTCTTCACCAAGGACGCGATCATCGAAGCGGCGCTGAGCCAGGGCGGCTGGCGCGGCTGGGTGATGGGTGGCGCGGCACTGCTCGGCGCCGGGCTCACCGCGTTCTACATGACCCGCCTGATGGTGATGACCTTCTTCGGCAAGGAACGCTGGAAGGAGATCAAGTCCAGCGACGGTCGCGACTTCCACCCGCACGAATCGCCCGCGGTGATGAAGTGGCCGATGATCATCCTGGCCGTCGGCTCGATCGGCGCCGGTGCGTTCTTCGCCCTCGGCGACCGGTTCGCCGAATGGCTTTCGCCGGTGGTCGGCCCGCTCGAAGAGGGTGGCCACAGTGTCATCCCGCACGCGCTGGTCCCGATCCTCACCGTGGCGCTGTCGGTGCTCGGCGCGGCGGCGGCGTGGTTCTTCGTCGGCCGCAAGGACGTTCCGGTGGAACGCCCCGAGCGGGTCTCGGCCGTGGTCAAGGCCGCGCGTAACGACCTGTACGGCAACACCCTGAACGAGACGCTGGTCGCCCGTCCGGGCACCTGGCTCGCCCGCGCGCTGGTCTACGTGGACAACCGCGGGGTCGACGGCGCGGTCAACGGCCTCGCCGCCGCGCTCGGCGGCGGATCCGGGCGCCTGCGCCGCCTTCAGACCGGCTTCGTCCGCTCGTACGCACTGTCCATGCTGGGCGGCACATTCCTGCTTCTGGCGGCACTCCTGCTGGTGAGGTTCTCCTGA
- the nuoK gene encoding NADH-quinone oxidoreductase subunit NuoK: MTPTYYLLLSALLFAIGAVGVLVRRNAIVVFMCIELMLNAANLSLVTFARINGSLDGQVMAFFVMVVAAAEVVVGLAIIMAIFRTRRSASVDDTNLLKY, encoded by the coding sequence ATGACCCCGACGTACTACCTGCTCCTGTCCGCGCTGCTGTTCGCCATCGGCGCGGTCGGGGTGCTGGTGCGCCGCAACGCGATCGTCGTGTTCATGTGCATCGAGCTGATGCTGAACGCGGCGAACCTGTCCCTGGTCACGTTCGCCCGGATCAACGGGTCGCTGGACGGCCAGGTGATGGCGTTCTTCGTGATGGTCGTGGCCGCCGCGGAGGTCGTGGTGGGGCTGGCGATCATCATGGCGATCTTCCGCACCCGGCGCTCGGCCTCGGTCGACGACACCAACCTGCTGAAGTACTAG
- a CDS encoding NADH-quinone oxidoreductase subunit J, translating into MTLNTGITAFLAQTDVSAGITTGETIAFWVLGPLALLGGLGMIFSRNAVHSALWLVLTMLCLGALYMIQQAPFLGFTQIIVYTGAIMMLFLFVLMLVGRESSDSVVEVLRGQRVMATLLGIGVGGLLAAGLARAMANVTPALPVDPANVDGGGPGGLGRLIFTKYLFPFELTSALLITAALGAMVLAFTDRHAKGGKKNQKELVVDRFTGKHDRPSPLPGPGVFATANSVATPALLPDGSIARESLSEIIESTSAAQLENERKQVAGTEEVPDAHALVGKPEGEKE; encoded by the coding sequence ATGACTCTGAATACGGGGATCACGGCTTTCCTCGCGCAGACGGACGTTTCGGCCGGGATCACCACCGGCGAGACCATCGCGTTCTGGGTGCTCGGCCCGCTCGCGCTGCTCGGCGGGCTCGGCATGATCTTCTCCCGCAACGCCGTGCACTCGGCGCTGTGGCTGGTACTCACGATGCTGTGCCTCGGCGCGCTGTACATGATCCAGCAGGCGCCGTTCCTCGGCTTCACGCAGATCATCGTCTACACCGGCGCGATCATGATGCTGTTCCTGTTCGTGCTGATGCTGGTCGGCCGGGAGAGTTCCGACTCGGTCGTCGAAGTGCTGCGCGGACAGCGGGTCATGGCGACCCTGCTCGGCATCGGTGTCGGCGGGCTGCTCGCCGCGGGCCTCGCCCGCGCGATGGCCAACGTGACCCCGGCCCTGCCGGTCGACCCGGCGAACGTCGACGGTGGCGGCCCCGGTGGGCTGGGACGGCTGATCTTCACCAAGTACCTGTTCCCGTTCGAGCTCACCTCGGCGCTGCTGATCACCGCCGCGCTCGGCGCGATGGTGCTCGCGTTCACCGACCGGCACGCCAAGGGCGGCAAGAAGAACCAGAAGGAACTCGTCGTCGACCGGTTCACCGGCAAGCACGACCGGCCCTCGCCGCTGCCCGGCCCGGGTGTCTTCGCCACGGCCAACTCGGTCGCCACCCCGGCGCTGCTGCCCGACGGCTCGATCGCCAGGGAGTCGCTCTCGGAGATCATCGAGTCGACTTCGGCCGCCCAGCTGGAAAACGAGCGGAAGCAGGTCGCCGGAACGGAAGAGGTTCCCGACGCCCACGCTCTGGTCGGCAAGCCTGAAGGGGAGAAGGAATGA